TATGCCGAGGCCTCTTCCTGATCCAACGCCACCATCACGCGCGACCATCCGCAGCATTGACTAACTTGGTGACCGGATACGGGCAACGCGGGCAGGGGAAGGTATGCCCATTGACCAGGCCGCCACTCATTGTGGCGTTTCCGTTGGCATGCTGTCCAAGCTGGAGAACGGCAAGGGCGTCAATCTGGCGCACGCGCTGCGCGTGATGGACGGACTGGGTTTGACGATGCTCGTCGTGCCGAGGGCGCATGCGGCGTTGCTCGAACAGGCAGCGGCTCATGCGGCCAAGATGGACAAAAATGCAGCCAGGGAGCGGAAAGCCGGGGTTGAAGAGTAGACAACAGCATGTGGCAGGCAACGCGCGGCTTGCTAAACACCCAGCCGGCGGTGGGCGAGCTCTTCCACGATCGATGCCTGGAGCCTGTCGCGAGATACCTTGAGCGGATCGCGCTCTGGGGTGGATGCCATCCAGCGCTCGAAGTCGACGAATGCGGCTGGACTGATCGTCGTCATCCGCGCCATTCTTCCGGTCACGGAAACGATGGGCGCAGAGAATGGAGGCGACCCCAACAGGACATTTGGGCGTCGCACCTGGATTGCCCAGAGGTCATCTTCATAATCTCGCAGAGCATGCCGCCGCGAACTTCTGTGGCCTTGCGGCGCGCGGATTACCACGCTTCGAACATCGTCTTCGCGTCAAGTTACTGGCGCAGCGCATTTTTATCCAACTCGATCCGACGATCCAAGGGGTTTCAGTATAAAAGTGCAATATGCAAATTTCATACTGAAACCCATGCATCATGCAGGCCTTGAGCATCCACCGCAGGGGGCAACTGAGTCGCGCGATGGTGTCATTGCGGATGAGACATTGCAGCCACG
The Cupriavidus taiwanensis LMG 19424 DNA segment above includes these coding regions:
- a CDS encoding helix-turn-helix domain-containing protein gives rise to the protein MRATRAGEGMPIDQAATHCGVSVGMLSKLENGKGVNLAHALRVMDGLGLTMLVVPRAHAALLEQAAAHAAKMDKNAARERKAGVEE
- a CDS encoding GSU2403 family nucleotidyltransferase fold protein; the protein is MVIRAPQGHRSSRRHALRDYEDDLWAIQVRRPNVLLGSPPFSAPIVSVTGRMARMTTISPAAFVDFERWMASTPERDPLKVSRDRLQASIVEELAHRRLGV